The following are encoded together in the Acidovorax sp. KKS102 genome:
- the zapE gene encoding cell division protein ZapE, producing MTVKQAYLAELAAKGYQSDPAQLRAVDALQRCADEWAQYKARRSNAIKKLINRPEIPRGVYMYGGVGRGKSFLMECFFDAVPLKRKVRLHFHEFMREVHRELAALQGTVNPLDVLGERIAKRYKLICFDEFHVADITDAMILHRLLVALFDNGVGFVTTSNFKPDDLYPGGLHRDRILPAIDLLNERLEVVNVDNGTDYRRRTLEHVKLYHTPLGPEADAEMNQAFDQLAEVHDEDPVLHIEAREIRARRKAGGVVWFDFKTLCGGPRSQNDYLEIATQFHTVLLSDVPYMPVSMASPARRFTWLVDVLYDRRVKLILSAAVPPEQLYTEGPLAHEFPRTVSRLNEMQSKEFLALERRTVDTGLT from the coding sequence GTGACCGTCAAACAGGCTTACCTGGCCGAGCTGGCCGCCAAAGGCTACCAAAGCGATCCCGCCCAGCTGCGTGCAGTGGATGCCCTGCAGCGCTGTGCTGACGAGTGGGCTCAGTACAAGGCACGGCGCTCCAACGCGATCAAGAAGCTGATCAACCGCCCCGAGATTCCGCGTGGCGTCTACATGTACGGCGGCGTGGGGCGGGGCAAGAGCTTTTTGATGGAGTGCTTTTTTGACGCTGTGCCCCTGAAGCGCAAGGTGCGTTTGCACTTTCACGAATTCATGCGCGAAGTCCATCGCGAACTCGCAGCCCTTCAGGGCACCGTCAATCCGCTGGACGTGTTGGGCGAGCGCATCGCCAAACGCTACAAGCTCATCTGTTTTGATGAGTTCCATGTTGCGGATATCACGGACGCGATGATCCTGCACCGGTTGCTGGTGGCGTTGTTCGACAACGGCGTCGGCTTCGTGACCACTTCCAATTTCAAGCCGGACGACCTTTACCCCGGTGGGCTGCATCGCGACCGCATCCTGCCGGCGATTGACCTGCTCAATGAGCGGCTTGAAGTGGTCAACGTGGACAACGGCACCGACTATCGCCGCCGGACGCTGGAGCATGTGAAGCTGTATCACACGCCACTGGGCCCCGAGGCGGACGCCGAGATGAACCAGGCGTTTGACCAGCTCGCCGAAGTGCATGACGAAGACCCCGTGCTGCATATCGAAGCGCGCGAAATTCGAGCCCGGCGCAAGGCTGGCGGGGTGGTGTGGTTTGACTTCAAGACTCTCTGCGGCGGGCCCCGGTCGCAGAACGACTATCTGGAGATTGCGACGCAGTTCCACACCGTGCTGCTGTCCGATGTTCCGTACATGCCCGTGAGCATGGCATCGCCAGCGCGGCGGTTTACCTGGCTGGTGGACGTGCTGTACGACCGGCGCGTCAAGCTCATTCTGTCGGCGGCCGTGCCGCCTGAGCAGCTGTATACCGAGGGGCCACTGGCGCACGAGTTTCCACGCACGGTGTCGCGGCTCAACGAGATGCAATCCAAGGAATTTCTGGCGCTTGAGCGCCGCACGGTGGATACGGGGTTGACATGA
- a CDS encoding PP2C family serine/threonine-protein phosphatase codes for MTKAFRLIASTGIHKGDREYQQDQVALISHERHNGCVLGVVADGMGGRSGGRKASDQVMMTARQLFERYSPDTDDPVAMLKNMVEEAHIVIRLTAISAEQEPHSTIAAFLINPRGDCHWVHAGDSRIYHFQGSRLAFRTSDHSYVQALVDRGELTEAEANNHPHSNILVGCLGTESDPPITTHVIPQLQPGDVLLACSDGVWHYFSPTELASVVDSLSPREATEFLIEKARSRARGGGDNLSLVVVKIEALAEEKKIARLTPLDMGRP; via the coding sequence ATGACCAAAGCGTTTCGCCTCATCGCCTCCACCGGCATCCACAAGGGTGACCGCGAATACCAGCAAGACCAGGTGGCACTGATCTCCCATGAACGGCACAACGGCTGCGTGCTGGGTGTGGTCGCCGACGGGATGGGTGGCCGCAGCGGCGGGCGCAAGGCGTCGGACCAGGTCATGATGACGGCGCGCCAGTTGTTCGAGCGCTATTCGCCCGACACCGACGACCCGGTGGCAATGCTCAAGAACATGGTCGAAGAGGCGCACATCGTCATTCGGCTGACCGCCATCTCGGCAGAGCAAGAACCCCACAGCACCATCGCGGCGTTTCTCATCAACCCCCGGGGTGACTGCCACTGGGTCCATGCGGGCGACTCGCGCATCTATCACTTTCAGGGTTCCCGGCTGGCGTTTCGCACCAGCGACCACTCCTATGTGCAAGCGCTGGTCGACCGGGGTGAGCTGACGGAAGCCGAGGCCAACAACCATCCCCACTCCAACATCCTGGTGGGCTGCCTGGGCACCGAAAGTGACCCGCCCATCACGACCCATGTGATTCCGCAGCTTCAGCCGGGCGATGTCTTGCTGGCCTGTAGTGACGGGGTGTGGCACTACTTTTCTCCTACTGAGCTGGCATCGGTGGTCGATTCACTGTCCCCCCGGGAGGCGACAGAGTTCCTGATTGAAAAAGCCCGCTCCCGCGCACGTGGAGGCGGCGATAACCTGTCGCTGGTGGTCGTCAAGATCGAGGCGTTGGCCGAAGAGAAAAAGATTGCGCGCCTGACGCCCCTGGACATGGGCCGGCCCTGA
- a CDS encoding YdcH family protein, protein MKPSLHSPHRQLIELRMEHADLDALIDRCTPDAAPDELTLRRLKKRRLVLRDAMERLERQLAPQEPA, encoded by the coding sequence TTGAAACCCAGTCTGCACTCCCCCCACCGCCAGTTGATCGAACTGCGCATGGAACACGCCGATCTCGATGCGCTCATCGACCGGTGTACGCCCGACGCGGCGCCCGACGAACTCACCTTGCGCCGTCTCAAAAAGCGCCGGCTGGTGCTGCGGGACGCCATGGAGCGGCTGGAGCGGCAACTCGCACCCCAAGAGCCTGCCTGA
- a CDS encoding ATP-dependent DNA helicase: MSLVAMVPEVFAPGGVLARADGHFQPRDGQTQMAVAVAQTIAEGGALVVEAGTGVGKTYAYLVPALLSGERVLLSTATKALQDQLFARDLPRLAQILGQPVRMALLKGRASYLCLHRMQQARLDVQAQDRGVARVLAKVEDWSRQTVSGDLAELTGLDERSPVIPLVTSTRENCLGSSCPRFRECHVHRARREALAADIVVINHHLFFADVAVRESGMAELLPTVRVVVFDEAHQINETGVQFLGTQISTGQWMDFARDLLIAGLQHARGLADWAGLSQLLELSARDLRLVVGNAIFQGANGVAAGARVRWTEEAPEGLSGAARHAALRALGSACAQSLEALDTVSEISPDLERLYERGSALLARLARFSGPCQADAVRWLDVGNQLRLIESPLDIADAMRTRILTLPAETSECEAWPEEPAANMGRAWIFTSATLGADEALTWFTERAGLKDARILRVASPFDYARQAALYVPRQLPSPADPSHSRSVAEWVALAAEPLGGRALVLTTTLKALRTIGDALKARWQTSGALEVLVQGEWPKRRLMERFREGASHGRPGCVLVASASFWEGFDVPGDALQLVVIDKLPFPPPGDPLVEARTQHIERAGGKAFTSYALPEAAVALKQGAGRLIRHETDRGILVVGDTRLVTMGYGKRLLAALPPMRRLESPEEFESALMALTKPSTTDPTCP; the protein is encoded by the coding sequence ATGTCGCTGGTGGCCATGGTGCCCGAGGTGTTTGCCCCCGGTGGTGTGTTGGCTCGGGCGGACGGGCATTTTCAACCGCGTGACGGCCAGACCCAGATGGCCGTTGCGGTGGCTCAGACCATTGCAGAAGGGGGCGCGCTGGTGGTGGAGGCGGGTACCGGTGTGGGCAAGACCTACGCCTATCTGGTGCCCGCCTTGCTGAGTGGTGAGCGGGTGCTGTTGTCTACAGCGACCAAGGCCCTGCAGGACCAGTTGTTCGCGCGCGACCTGCCTCGGCTGGCCCAGATCCTGGGGCAGCCCGTTCGCATGGCCCTGCTGAAGGGGCGCGCCAGTTATTTATGTCTGCATCGCATGCAGCAGGCACGCCTGGATGTCCAGGCCCAGGACCGTGGCGTTGCCCGCGTGCTGGCCAAGGTGGAGGACTGGTCGCGCCAGACCGTATCCGGGGATCTGGCCGAGCTGACCGGATTGGATGAGCGCTCGCCGGTGATTCCGCTGGTTACCTCGACGCGTGAGAACTGCCTGGGGTCCTCGTGTCCTCGCTTTCGGGAATGCCATGTCCACCGCGCGCGGCGCGAAGCGTTGGCTGCGGACATTGTGGTCATCAATCACCACCTGTTCTTTGCCGATGTGGCGGTGCGCGAGTCGGGCATGGCCGAGCTGCTACCGACGGTGCGTGTGGTCGTTTTCGATGAGGCCCACCAGATCAATGAGACCGGCGTTCAGTTTTTGGGGACGCAGATTTCCACGGGGCAATGGATGGACTTTGCCCGCGACCTGCTGATCGCCGGATTGCAGCATGCACGCGGCTTGGCGGACTGGGCGGGGCTGTCGCAGCTTCTGGAGTTGTCTGCGCGGGACCTTCGTCTGGTTGTAGGCAACGCGATTTTCCAGGGAGCGAATGGCGTTGCAGCAGGGGCCAGAGTGCGCTGGACGGAAGAGGCTCCCGAGGGTCTATCGGGCGCTGCGAGGCATGCCGCGTTGCGCGCATTGGGATCTGCATGTGCGCAGTCGCTGGAGGCGCTGGACACAGTGAGCGAAATATCGCCCGATCTGGAGCGTCTGTACGAACGTGGCAGTGCACTGTTGGCACGGCTGGCCAGGTTTTCTGGGCCTTGTCAGGCCGATGCGGTACGTTGGCTCGATGTGGGCAACCAGTTGCGCCTGATCGAGTCTCCGCTGGACATTGCAGATGCCATGCGCACCCGGATTCTGACGTTGCCCGCAGAAACCTCGGAGTGCGAAGCCTGGCCTGAAGAGCCGGCCGCAAATATGGGCAGGGCGTGGATTTTCACGTCTGCGACGCTGGGTGCCGATGAGGCCTTGACCTGGTTCACCGAACGAGCCGGACTGAAGGATGCACGCATCCTTCGCGTGGCCAGTCCGTTTGACTATGCCCGACAGGCGGCTTTGTATGTGCCGCGCCAGTTGCCATCGCCTGCGGATCCGTCCCACAGCCGCAGTGTGGCGGAGTGGGTTGCGCTGGCCGCCGAGCCGCTGGGCGGGCGTGCGCTGGTGCTGACCACCACGCTCAAGGCCTTGCGCACCATTGGCGATGCCCTCAAAGCACGTTGGCAGACCTCCGGCGCGTTGGAGGTGTTGGTGCAGGGGGAGTGGCCCAAGCGGCGCTTGATGGAGCGTTTTCGCGAAGGCGCGTCACACGGCCGACCGGGTTGTGTGCTGGTGGCCTCGGCTTCGTTCTGGGAAGGGTTTGATGTGCCGGGCGATGCTCTGCAACTGGTGGTCATCGACAAGCTGCCGTTCCCACCCCCGGGAGATCCGTTGGTGGAGGCGCGCACCCAGCACATCGAAAGGGCGGGTGGCAAAGCGTTTACATCGTACGCACTGCCGGAGGCTGCGGTTGCACTCAAGCAAGGGGCCGGGCGCTTGATCCGGCATGAAACCGACCGGGGTATTTTGGTGGTGGGCGATACACGCCTCGTGACGATGGGTTACGGCAAGCGCTTGCTGGCCGCATTGCCTCCGATGCGCAGGCTGGAATCGCCCGAAGAATTCGAGTCTGCGTTGATGGCGCTTACCAAACCTTCCACCACGGATCCGACTTGCCCTTGA